The Desulfonatronum lacustre DSM 10312 region GGCGTGGGCCTGGGCTTTGCCCTGTCCCCCACGGGCGCGGACCATATTGAGGCTCCCCATGAAGTGCCCTTTCAGGGCGAGGGAGTGAAGCTGGTCAACCCACTGGGCATTTTCGTCGCACCTCAGGCCCTGGACAACGGACCGGACAAGGTCCGCTACTTCATTGCCGGGGAAAAGACCTGGGCCATGAACAACACCCTGGGCCTGTGCAATTTTGTGGTCGCCCCCCTGTTTTCCATGACCTACGACAAGCTGACCCAAGCCGTGGAGGCCATCACCGGCTGGTCCACCAGCCTGCATGAACTGATGCTGGTGGCTGAGCGCTCCATTGTCCTGGCCCGGATGTTCAATGTTCGCGAGGGCATGACCAGCAAGGACGACAAGCTCTTCCGCCGGATGTTCGAACCACTGCCCGACGGCGTGCTTAAGGATCAGAGCATTGACCCGGACTCCTTCCAGCAAGCCGTGGATCTCTACTACGCCATGATGGGCTGGGACGCGAACGGCGTTCCGAGCAAGGGGACGCTGTACAGGCTGAGCCTGGATTGGCTGGTGTGAGGGGGGGGAAGTTCAGAGAACAGAAGTCAGGAGTCAGGAGTGAGAAGGCGTGAGGGCGTATGGAGTACGCCCCCGCGAAGGAAAGGGGATGATGGGCAATACTGGTCAAGGAGCAGGACGAGCCGGGGAGGCGGAAGCGACGGTCAAGGTACGGCTGATGGCCATTTTGGCGGAGCATGCTCCGGCGAATCCGAAAGCGTTTCCGATTCCAGAGGGCTGCACCCTGGCGGAGCTGATTCAACTGTTGGGTCTGCGGGAGGATCAGGTGATGTTCGCCTTTGTGAACGGTCACATGGCGACATTGAAAACCAGAATCCCAGACAAAGCTTTGGTTTCACTTTGCCCTTACATTTGCGGAGGATAACAAACCTTCAGAACGGACAGTTGAAGGATAAAAGAAGAGGAAGTAGGGTCGGAAAAATTATTGCTCTCCAGGAGACAACTTCAGAACCAGCCGAGAAGGAACCGCGCCAAGGCACAATGGAATCGGTAAAGCAGGAAAAAATCGTCGGCATCATCGGCGGCATGGGGCCAGGGGCCACCGTGGATTTGATGGCCCGGTTGATCCGCCTGACCCCGGCCCTGGACGACGCGGATCATGTCCGATGCATCGTGGACAACAATCCCAAGGTGCCCTCGCGGATCAAGGCCCTGATTGAGGGCGGGGGGGGCAGCCCGGTGCCGGAGCTCCAGGACATGGCCAGGCGGCTGGAGGCCTGGGGGGCGGATTTTCTGGCCATGCCCTGCAACACCGCCCATTACTACTTCCAGGATATCCAGGATGCCGTGACCATCCCGATGCTCAACCTGATCCAGATCACGGTGCGGGAAGTCTTGAAACAACAGCCTGGGATCGTCAAGGTAGGCATTCTGGGCTCCACGGCAATGCAGCTCACCGGCCTGTATCAACGGGCCTTCTCCGCGATCGGGGCAGAGGTGGTCTATCCCGAACCTTCCGCCCAGGACAGGATCATGGCCGCCATCAAGGACATCAAGAAAGGTCGCATGGACCAGGCCGCCGCCGCGCTTGATGCAGCCGTCACCAGTCTGGAGTCGCAAGGGGCTCGGGCCGTGGTCGTCGCGTGCACGGAATTGAGTCTCTTGCCTTTTGCCTCATCCCTGCCACACTATGATGCCGCGGACATTCTTGCCCGCGAAATTATTCGCGTCTGCAAGTGGCAGGATTGAAGGGGCGGGCTTGAAACCCGCCCAAACTTGTCTTGCCACACGACTCACCCCAGCCAAGAGAGGAATCCTGATGAGCCTTGCGAAAACGATACTGTCACGAGATGCCGCATGCCTTGTGGGTGGGCAATGGATCAGCGCCGATTCAGGCAAGACCCTGGACGTGCTCAATCCGGCCACGGGCGAAGTGTTGGGTACCGTGCCCAATTGCGGACGCGGCGAGACGGCGCGCGCCATTGACGCCGCGGCCCGGGCCTGGCCGGCCTGGCGGGCCCTGACCGCGCTGGAGCGAAGCGCAATACTCTTGCGTCTGCACGACCTGTTGCTGGCCGAGCGCGAGGAGCTGGCCCACCTGATGACCCTGGAACAGGGCAAACCGCTGGCCGAGGCCCGGGCCGAGATCGGCTTCGGGGCCAGCTTTCTGCGCTGGTTTGCCGAGGAAGGAAGGCGGGCCTATGGAAGCATCATCCCCGCGCCCTGGCGGGACAAGCGCATCCTGGTCACCCGGGAGCCGGTGGGCGTGGTGGGGATCATCACCCCCTGGAACTTCCCCACGGCCATGATCTGCCGCAAGGCAGGTCCGGCCCTGGCCGTGGGCTGCCCGGTGGTCGTCAAACCGGCCAGCCAGACGCCCTTCTCGGCCCTGGCCCTGGCTGAGCTGGCCAGGCAGGCGGGCATTCCCGACGGCGTGTTCAATGTGCTGACCGGCTCATCCCGGGAAATCGGCGCGGAACTGACCGGAAGCCCGGTGGTCCGCAAGCTCAGCTTCACCGGCTCCACGAAAGTGGGCAAGGAGCTGCTGCAACAATGCGCCGCCACCGTGAAGAAGGTTTCCCTGGAACTGGGCGGCAACGCGCCGTTTCTGGTTTTCGATGACGCGGATCTGGACCTGGCCGTGGCCGGGGCGGTTAACAGCAAGTATCGCAATACGGGTCAGACCTGCGTCTGCACCAACCGGTTTCTGATTCAGGACGGGGTTTACGGGGCCTTTCTGGAGAAATTCACGGCAGCGGTGGGCCAATTAAAGGTCGGTGACGGACTGGAAGAGGGCGTGAGCCAGGGGCCGCTGATCGACGACCAGGCCGTGCTGCACATGGAAGCCCAGATAGCGGATGCCCAGGGCAAAGGCGGGCGTATCATCACCGGAGGCCGACGGCATGCCCTTGGAGGCAATTTTTTCGAGCCCACGGTCATCGCGGATGCGACCAGCGAGATGATCATGAGCACGGAAGAGACCTTCGGCCCCGTGGCCCCGGTGTATCGCTTTCAAACCGAACAGGAGGCCGTCGCCCTGGCCAACGCCACGGAATTCGGCCTGGCCGGCTATGTCTACACCCGCGACCTGGGCCGGGCCTGGCGGGTTTCCGAGGCCCTGGAATACGGCCTCGTGGGGGTCAATGAAAGCCTGATGTCCACCTGCGAAGCGCCCTTTGGCGGGATCAAGGAAAGCGGCTTCGGCCGGGAAGGCTCCCACTACGGCCTCGATGACTACACCACGCTGAAATACATCTGCATGGCCGGGCTCGCCGAAAAGATCTGAAGATTGTCCGGAGTCAGGTGCAAAGAGATGGTTTGCATCTGACTCCGGCACCTGAATACCCATCCTGCCTGGCCGCCCTACTCCTCCCTCATCCATCCGACACCTTTCTCCCGAAACGAACTCGATTCTCTCAACGGGCATTCTCACCGCCCGTCAGGGCGTCTTTGCTTCGTCTTTCGTCGACGCGATCGGTTCTTGCGGCACGTCGCGTCGCCCACCCCGAAGCCGATCCAGCATCCCGATCACCAGGGCGTAGAGAAAGGGCACGAAGACGACTCCCAGGAACGTGGCCGCGATCATTCCGGCGAAGACCGAGGTCCCCAGGGCGTGGCGGGCCGAGGCTCCGGCTCCGGTGGCCGTGACCAGGGGCAGGACTCCGAGAATAAAGGCCAGGGAGGTCATCAGGATCGGGCGAAAACGCATCTTGGAGGCTTCCACGGCAGCTTCCACCACGTCCATGCCCCGGTCGTAGGCCGTTTTGGCATATTCCACGATGAGCACGGCGTTCTTGGCCGCCAGGCCGATGAGCATGACCAGACCGATTTGGGCGTAGACGTTGTTGTCCAGGCCGCGCAGCCATTGTCCGCTGAAGGCCCCGAGGGCTCCCAGGGGCAGGGCGAAGAGCACGGCAAAGGGAATGGCCCAGCTTTCGTACAGGGCCGCCAGACAAAAGAAGACCATCAGCAGGGCCAGGGCAAAGACCGGACCGTAGGTTCCGGCGGATTCCTTCTCCTGCAGGGCCATGCCCGTCCATTCGTAACCGAATCCGGGGGGCAGGGCCTGGGCCGCGGTCTCTTCCAGGGCCGCGATGATCTGGCCGCTGCTGAACCCGGAGGCCGCGTCCGCGGTCACGCTGATGGCCGGATAGACGTTGTACCGGGCGATGTATTCCGGGCCGGAGGCGTCCGTGACCGTGACCAGGGTGGACAGGGGGACCATCTCGCCCTTGTTGTTGCGCACGTAGAAGTTTTCGATGTCCTCGGGCTTGCCCCGGAATTCGGGCTTGGCCTGGAGCATGACCCGGTAGGTTCGCCCGAACTTGTTCAGGTCGTTGATGTACAGCCCGCCAAGAAAGGCCTGCAACGCCGAATAAACCTGGGTCAGCGGCACGCCCATGTTCTTGGCCTTGTCCCGGTCCAGTTCCAGTTGCAGTTGGGGCACGTTCACGGAAAAGGTGGTAAAGGGATTGCTCACCTCGGGACGTTGGCCGGCGGCGGCCATAAACTCATTGGCCACCCGGGCCAGATCCTGGATTCCCGCTCCGGTACGGTCCTGGATCTGAATCTCCACGCCGCCCGTGGCACCCAGCCCGGAAATGGCCGGAGGGGAAAAGGCGAAGGCCAGACCGTCGTCAATGCTCCATAAGAAGCGTCCGGCCCGGGCCAGGATGGCGTCCAGGGTCAGCTCCGGTGTTTGGCGCTCGTCCCAGGAATCCAGAATCACGAACATGGTGGCGGCGTAGGAAGACACCCCGGCCCCCAGCATGTTGAACCCTCCCAGGGAAATGTAGGCCTTGATCCCCTCGGCCTGGTCCAGATAGGCCTCCACCTTGCGCACCGCCGTATCCGTGCGCTCCAGGGACGCTGCCGGGGGCAACTGGATGCTGACCAGGAAATAGCCCTGGTCCTCCGGCGGGACAAAGCCCGTGGGCAGTGCTCGCAGCAGGCCATAGGTGGCGCCGAAGAGCACGACCAGGACGCACAGGGTCAGGACCCAGCCGCGAATGGCTCCGCGCACCGTGGCCGTATAGCCCCGGGTGCAGAAGGCGAAGAAACGGTTGAACTGACGGAAGAACCAGCCCAGGGGGCCGCGGCCCGGCTTGGAGGGCCGCAACAAGAGCACGGCCAGGGCCGGACTCAGCGTCAGGGCGTTGAAGACCGAGATGCCCACGGACACCGTCAGGGTCAGGGCGAACTGTTTATAGAGCTGCCCGGCGATCCCGCCCAGAAAGGCCACGGGGATGAACACCGCCGCGATGACCAGCCCGTTGGCCACCACCGGCCCGGCCACCTCGTCCATGGCCTTGAGGGTCGCTTCCCGAGGGGTCATGCCCTCGTTGTCCAGGTTGTGCTGGGCCGCCTCCACCACCACGATGGCGTCGTCCACCACCAGGCCGATGGCCAGAACCAGGGCGAAGAGGGTCAGGGTGTTCAGGGAGAAGTCAAGCATCGGGAAGGCGATGAACGCGCCCACCAGGGACACGGGCACGGCGATCATCGGGATGATCGTGGCCCGCCAGCTTTGCAGAAAGAGAAAGACCACCAGAAAGACCAGGGCAAAGGCTTCGAACAGGGTCTGGACCACCTCTTCGATGGATTTGGAGACGAACTCCGTGGTGTCGAAGGCGATCTCATAGCCCACGTCGTCCGGAAAGGCTCCGGCCAAGTCTTCGATGGCCTTGCGCACGTCGCTCACCACGGTCAGGGCGTTGGCCCCGGGGAGCTGGTAGATCATCAAGGTGGCCGTGGGCTTGCCGGAAAAGCGGCTGAATACGCCGTAAAAATCCCCGCCCAGCTCCACCTGGGCCACGTCCCGTAGCCGGACCACTGCTCCGGAATCGGCCGTCTTGATGATCACGTCCTCGAATTCCTCGACCTCCGTGAGCTGGCCGCGAACCCGCACCGCGTACTGGAACAGGGTTCCCGGCGGGGCAGGGGCCTGGCCGATCTGCCCGGCCGGGGCCTGGATGTTCTGATCCTGCAGGGCCTGGTCAATGTCCGAAGCCACGATGCCCAGGGAGGCCATCTTGTCCGGATCGACCCAGATGCGCAGGGAAAACTCCCCGGCCCCGAAGGTGTCCACCTTGCCCACCCCGGGCACCCGGCTCAGGGCGTCGGTCAGGTTGATTTTGGCGTAGTTGAGCAGAAACAGGGCGTCGTAGGTTTCGTTCGGCGAGATCAGGTTCACGGCCAGGAGCATGCCCGTGGACTGCTTGTTCACCGTGACGCCCATGCGCTTGACCATGTCCGGCAGCTTGGGTTCGGCCTGGCTGACCCGGTTCTGGACGTCCACCGTGGCCATGTCCAGGTCGTGACCCACCTCGAAGGTTACGGTCAGGCTGTAGCTGCCGTCGTTGGAACTGGTGGAGGACATGGAGATCATCCCCTCCACGCCGTTGACCTGCTGCTCGATG contains the following coding sequences:
- a CDS encoding MoaD/ThiS family protein, encoding MMGNTGQGAGRAGEAEATVKVRLMAILAEHAPANPKAFPIPEGCTLAELIQLLGLREDQVMFAFVNGHMATLKTRIPDKALVSLCPYICGG
- a CDS encoding aspartate/glutamate racemase family protein codes for the protein MESVKQEKIVGIIGGMGPGATVDLMARLIRLTPALDDADHVRCIVDNNPKVPSRIKALIEGGGGSPVPELQDMARRLEAWGADFLAMPCNTAHYYFQDIQDAVTIPMLNLIQITVREVLKQQPGIVKVGILGSTAMQLTGLYQRAFSAIGAEVVYPEPSAQDRIMAAIKDIKKGRMDQAAAALDAAVTSLESQGARAVVVACTELSLLPFASSLPHYDAADILAREIIRVCKWQD
- a CDS encoding NAD-dependent succinate-semialdehyde dehydrogenase; this encodes MSLAKTILSRDAACLVGGQWISADSGKTLDVLNPATGEVLGTVPNCGRGETARAIDAAARAWPAWRALTALERSAILLRLHDLLLAEREELAHLMTLEQGKPLAEARAEIGFGASFLRWFAEEGRRAYGSIIPAPWRDKRILVTREPVGVVGIITPWNFPTAMICRKAGPALAVGCPVVVKPASQTPFSALALAELARQAGIPDGVFNVLTGSSREIGAELTGSPVVRKLSFTGSTKVGKELLQQCAATVKKVSLELGGNAPFLVFDDADLDLAVAGAVNSKYRNTGQTCVCTNRFLIQDGVYGAFLEKFTAAVGQLKVGDGLEEGVSQGPLIDDQAVLHMEAQIADAQGKGGRIITGGRRHALGGNFFEPTVIADATSEMIMSTEETFGPVAPVYRFQTEQEAVALANATEFGLAGYVYTRDLGRAWRVSEALEYGLVGVNESLMSTCEAPFGGIKESGFGREGSHYGLDDYTTLKYICMAGLAEKI
- a CDS encoding efflux RND transporter permease subunit, encoding MFYKFFIDRPVFASVLSIVMTLAGVLALVNLPVAQYPEITPPTVNVSASYPGASAEVVEQAVATPIEQQVNGVEGMISMSSTSSNDGSYSLTVTFEVGHDLDMATVDVQNRVSQAEPKLPDMVKRMGVTVNKQSTGMLLAVNLISPNETYDALFLLNYAKINLTDALSRVPGVGKVDTFGAGEFSLRIWVDPDKMASLGIVASDIDQALQDQNIQAPAGQIGQAPAPPGTLFQYAVRVRGQLTEVEEFEDVIIKTADSGAVVRLRDVAQVELGGDFYGVFSRFSGKPTATLMIYQLPGANALTVVSDVRKAIEDLAGAFPDDVGYEIAFDTTEFVSKSIEEVVQTLFEAFALVFLVVFLFLQSWRATIIPMIAVPVSLVGAFIAFPMLDFSLNTLTLFALVLAIGLVVDDAIVVVEAAQHNLDNEGMTPREATLKAMDEVAGPVVANGLVIAAVFIPVAFLGGIAGQLYKQFALTLTVSVGISVFNALTLSPALAVLLLRPSKPGRGPLGWFFRQFNRFFAFCTRGYTATVRGAIRGWVLTLCVLVVLFGATYGLLRALPTGFVPPEDQGYFLVSIQLPPAASLERTDTAVRKVEAYLDQAEGIKAYISLGGFNMLGAGVSSYAATMFVILDSWDERQTPELTLDAILARAGRFLWSIDDGLAFAFSPPAISGLGATGGVEIQIQDRTGAGIQDLARVANEFMAAAGQRPEVSNPFTTFSVNVPQLQLELDRDKAKNMGVPLTQVYSALQAFLGGLYINDLNKFGRTYRVMLQAKPEFRGKPEDIENFYVRNNKGEMVPLSTLVTVTDASGPEYIARYNVYPAISVTADAASGFSSGQIIAALEETAAQALPPGFGYEWTGMALQEKESAGTYGPVFALALLMVFFCLAALYESWAIPFAVLFALPLGALGAFSGQWLRGLDNNVYAQIGLVMLIGLAAKNAVLIVEYAKTAYDRGMDVVEAAVEASKMRFRPILMTSLAFILGVLPLVTATGAGASARHALGTSVFAGMIAATFLGVVFVPFLYALVIGMLDRLRGGRRDVPQEPIASTKDEAKTP